In Trichlorobacter lovleyi, the DNA window ACACTTCATCTGACTGTCAGATACACCCTGATTTTGTGTCAGATATAAATGTACGAAAATAAATATTGACAGCCTCCCGATAATGTCTTAGATTTAAATCGTACACAATGACTTGTTAGGGGGACTCCATGAGAGCCAAAGGGACCAAAATTCAAAGCACACTAGCAGCAGCTATAGGTATGGAGAGCAACCACAAAGGCCAGCAGCTAGGATATATCCGCGTATCATCAGCCCTGCAAAACACTGACAGGCAATTAGCAGACCTGACCCTTGACCGTATCTTCACTGACAAACTGTCAGGAAAAGACACTAACCGCCCACAACTGCAAGAACTGCTGACATACTGTAGGCAGGGTGACACTGTACACGTACACAGCTTAGACCGCTTAGGCCGTAATCTTGACGATCTAAGACAGCTTGTGCAGCAGTTCAAGGCTAAGGGGGTAGCTGTAGTGTTCCACAAGGAGAACCTGACGTTTGCTGCAGGGGAAGACAGTAACCCCATGAACGAGCTGCTATTCAACATTATGGGTGCATTCGCTGCGTTTGAACGGTCATTGATACGTGAGAGGCAGCTTGAAGGGATCAGGATTGCACAGGCAAATGGAGCGTATAAAGGCCGTCCTGCTGCTATGACTCCTGAGAGAGTAGCAGAGATTAAGGCAAGGGTAGAGGCTGGAGAGAGCAAGGCGGGGATTGCTAAGGCCCTGAACATCAGCCGTGATACTTTATATCGTTACCTTAAAGAACTGTAACAATAACAGTATACTAGCATGGGGCGGACCTTTTACTAGGCTTATGCCTCATTTGCCCCCACCCTCCTGCTTTCGTATAAAACCATAATATCATTAAATAAAACATGGCTTTAGATTTTATTTTAGGAAAACCTTTTCTGTACTGAGATAGTATTCACCTGACAGTGCCCTTGAATGGTTTGTGATTTACGCTGCCAGTTTGTAGTCCTCAGTATCTGAATCGTCGTTCTTTGGCAAGCCGTCTATGAAAACTGCATAAGGTGTCCTGCCAAACATGTTTCTGCCCTGGTGTGGACGGTCGTAATTGTAGGTCTTGAGATAGGCTTCCAGATCAGCCTGCATCTCGTCCAGTGAC includes these proteins:
- a CDS encoding recombinase family protein; amino-acid sequence: MESNHKGQQLGYIRVSSALQNTDRQLADLTLDRIFTDKLSGKDTNRPQLQELLTYCRQGDTVHVHSLDRLGRNLDDLRQLVQQFKAKGVAVVFHKENLTFAAGEDSNPMNELLFNIMGAFAAFERSLIRERQLEGIRIAQANGAYKGRPAAMTPERVAEIKARVEAGESKAGIAKALNISRDTLYRYLKEL